The proteins below come from a single Lujinxingia sediminis genomic window:
- a CDS encoding imelysin family protein — MDALNRTTLRTITAFSAAALAGMALVVGCGEDEAEFDRGAVIEDMGTGVIMPTVNALHTASQELHGAAQTLCADPSAVNLDAARDAWLAVKAPLKRSESFSFGPARVPRVQMSMNVDKWPGRGENIEAALDTEATIDEAYLTSLDYRDRVYGFPAAGYLLFGAPEAAADTLAAYTDAEHLPEKRCEYLLAVTDHAAGIVAEYHTRWSPEGGGYLTQFVEAGSSDAFPSEQDAFTAVTGTMLFALVQISEMKLGVPLMGNEGAPMPEEVEAPYSNTSVDHALWAFEGVERLYLGSDETIGLSDYVQFRQAAGNVDQTVRERITAARSALEALNEPLAETVVNDADAVQAAIDAVDQLNQAISGEVSTLLGINPTTVEGDND; from the coding sequence ATGGACGCACTAAATCGCACGACGCTTCGCACCATCACCGCTTTTTCCGCCGCAGCCCTGGCGGGCATGGCCCTCGTTGTGGGCTGTGGCGAGGATGAGGCCGAGTTCGATCGCGGCGCGGTCATTGAGGACATGGGCACCGGCGTGATCATGCCCACCGTCAACGCGCTCCACACCGCCTCGCAGGAGCTCCATGGTGCGGCGCAGACCCTCTGTGCCGACCCATCGGCGGTCAACCTCGACGCCGCCCGCGACGCCTGGCTCGCCGTCAAAGCCCCGCTGAAGCGCTCGGAGTCCTTCTCCTTCGGCCCCGCGCGCGTGCCCCGGGTGCAGATGTCGATGAACGTCGATAAATGGCCCGGCCGCGGCGAAAACATCGAGGCCGCGCTCGACACCGAAGCGACCATCGATGAGGCCTACCTCACGAGCCTCGACTACCGCGATCGCGTCTACGGCTTCCCGGCCGCGGGCTACCTGCTCTTCGGCGCTCCCGAAGCTGCCGCAGACACCCTGGCCGCCTACACCGACGCCGAGCACCTGCCCGAGAAGCGCTGCGAATACCTCCTGGCGGTCACCGATCACGCCGCGGGCATCGTGGCCGAATACCACACCCGCTGGTCCCCCGAGGGCGGTGGTTACCTCACGCAATTTGTGGAAGCGGGCTCCTCCGACGCCTTCCCCTCCGAGCAGGACGCGTTCACAGCCGTCACCGGCACGATGCTCTTTGCCCTGGTGCAGATCTCCGAGATGAAGCTCGGTGTCCCGCTGATGGGCAATGAAGGCGCGCCGATGCCCGAAGAGGTCGAAGCCCCCTACTCCAACACCTCGGTGGACCACGCGCTCTGGGCCTTTGAGGGCGTCGAGCGCCTCTACCTTGGCAGCGACGAGACGATCGGCCTGAGCGACTACGTGCAGTTCCGCCAGGCCGCCGGCAACGTCGACCAGACCGTACGCGAGCGCATCACCGCGGCCCGCAGCGCGCTTGAAGCCCTCAACGAGCCCCTGGCCGAGACGGTTGTCAACGACGCCGACGCGGTGCAGGCCGCCATTGATGCGGTCGATCAGCTCAACCAGGCCATCAGCGGTGAGGTCTCCACGCTCCTGGGCATCAACCCCACGACCGTGGAAGGCGATAACGACTAA